The sequence TGACGCAGGACTTCGCGCGGATCGGCGAAGAACGGCTCGCCTTCGATCTCGTGCATGGTCATCAGCAGCTGAGCGGTGGGGCGCTTCTGCCAGGGCTCGTCGCTGAGGGTATCGGGGATGGGATAGCAGATGCGGTCGGCGTCACCGATGTCCAGGCCGAGGCCGGTGCTTTCGACGGTGGAACCGTTGATATCGAGAGCGAAGATGGATGCGGGGAGGTTGATGCCTTTTTCGTAGACTTTAGTGAGGCTGGCGCGTTCGATCCGCTTGCCTCGCACCACTCCATTCATATCTGCAATCAACAGGTCTACGAACTGGACCTCAGGATGCTCCTTAAGGAACTCGTTCGCTTCTTGAAGCTGAACGGCACGCGGGGGTACCGACATGATGCAACACCTTTTTTGTTAAAAATATCAATCACGCTCTATTTAAGGTGTGAGTCAATCCGAATCACCCCTTTATGTCAAGCGAGCCCTATTTTGCCCCAAAACCGGGCTCGATGGCCAGTTTTTGGGCGTTGTGAGGCATTCTGATCGCTCTCCTGGCCTCACTGGATGCGGTGCTCAGTGGGGCGTGTTCAATTTTTTACAGCCCTATTGTGTAAAAAAATGAACAACGCTAAGCTCGGTCGAAACCCATAACAGACAAATAATACGGGTGTCTCATGTCTCGCCTGCCGTTGATCGGCGTGTCCGCTTGCACCAGAGAATTCGGTCCTCAGACCTATCATATAGCTGGCGACAAATATGTCCGCGCAGTCGCGCTCGGAGCTGGCGGTGTACCGCTGGTGATCCCGGCCCTGGCGGAGCTGATGGATCAGGCGACTCTCCTTGCAAGCCTGGATGGTTTGCTCTTCACCGGCTCACCATCCAATGTGGAACCCCATCATTATAGTGGGCCCGCATCCGAGCCAGGCACTCGCCACGATCCCGCCCGGGATCGCACTACGCTTCCCCTGGTCCGCGCGGCCATCGCCGCCGGGATTCCCGTACTGGGCATTTGCCGTGGGTTCCAGGAAATGAACGTAGCCTTTGGCGGCACACTGCACCAGCGCGTGCATCAAGTAGAAGGATTCATGGACCACCGCGAGCCGGCCAACGAGCCGCTCGAGGTGCAATATGCCGCCCGTCACCCGCTCAGGGTGCAGCCGGGTGGTGTTCTCGACGGCATCGGCTTGCCGTCCGAGATCCAGGTCAATTCCATACATGGCCAGGGCGTTGAACGTCTGGCGCCGGGCCTGCGAGTAGAAGCACTGGCGCCCGACGGGTTGGTCGAGGCCTTTTCGGTCGAGGGCGCCAGGAGCTTTGCCCTGGGGGTGCAATGGCATCCCGAGTGGCAAGTGCGGACCAACCCGAACTATCTCGCCATCTTCCAGGCCTTTGGTGAGGCTTGCAGGGAGAAGGCGGGGCACCGCTGAGCGGGAGAACATTTCAGGAAACCGGCGAAGTTGCCGTGTTGCGCAGTTCGGACTGTACTGATCGCGGCGGCGCCTCGATGTGCGTAACCGCCAAGAACCTGTAGATGCCTCCTCGCGAAGCTCTCAACCCTGAGGTCTTTATGACTACCAAGCTCGACCAGCTGACCAGCTGGCTGAAAGAACGCAAAATCACCGAAGTTGAATGCATGATCAGCGATCTTACCGGTATTGCCCGCGGTAAGATTTCGCCGACCAACAAGTTCCTGGACGAGAAGGGCATGCGCCTCCCCGAGAGCGTGCTGCTGCAGACCGTTACCGGCGACTATGTCGAGGACGACATTTATTACGAGCTGCTCGACCCGGCGGACATCGACATGTTCTGCCGTCCGGACGAGAGCGCCGTGTATCTGGTGCCCTGGGCCATCGAGCCCACCGCGATGGTGATCCACGACACCTTCGACAAGCAGGGCAACCCCATCGAACTGTCCCCGCGCAACCTGCTGAAGAAGGTGCTCAAGCTCTACGCCGACAAGGGCTGGAAACCCATCGTTGCGCCGGAGATGGAGTTCTACCTGACCAAGCGTTGCGACGACCCGGACTTCCCCCTGCAGGCTCCGCTGGGTCGCTCGGGCCGTCCGGAAACCGGTCGCCAGTCCTTCTCCATCGATGCGGCGAACGAGTTCGACCCGCTGTTCGAGGATATGTACGACTGGTGCGAGACGCAGGACCTGGACCTGGACACCCTGATCCACGAGGAAGGTCCGGCGCAGATGGAAATCAACTTCCGTCATGGCGACGCCCTCGACCTCGCCGACCAGATCCTGGTGTTCAAGCGCACCATGCGCGAGGCCGCGCTCAAGCACAACGTGGCGGCGACCTTCATGGCCAAGCCGATCACCGACGAGCCGGGCAGTGCCATGCACCTGCACCAGAGCGTGATCGACGCCAAGACCGGGAAGAACATCTTCTCCAATGACGACGGCTCCATGAGCGAGCTGTTCCTCCACCACATCGGCGGCCTGCAGAAGTACATCCCCGAAGTGCTGCCGCTGTTCGCGCCGAACGTGAACTCCTTCCGTCGTTTCCTGCCGGACACCTCCGCGCCGGTGAACGTGGAGTGGGGCGAGGAGAACCGCACCGTGGGCCTGCGCGTGCCGGATGCCGGCCCGCAGAACCGCCGTGTGGAGAACCGCCTGGCCGGTGCCGACGCCAACCCCTACCTGGCCATCGCCGCGAGCCTCTTGTGCGGCTACATCGGCATGGTGGAGGGCGTGAAGCCCAGCGCACCGGTCAAGGGCCGTGGCTACGAGCGCCGCAACCTGCGCCTGCCGCTGACCCTCGAGGCCGCGCTGGAACGCATGGAATCCTGCCGCGATATCGAGCGCTACCTGGGTGACAAGTTCGTCACCGCCTATGTGGCGGTCAAGCGTGCCGAGCACGAGAACTTCAAGCGGGTGATCAGCTCCTGGGAACGCGAGTTCCTGCTGCTCTCCGTCTGATCGGAAACGGAGGCCGGCCGCCTCGGCCGGCCCTCCAGATACGTGTTGAATGAGGTAATGAAATGAATAGCCAAGTGACCAACCCCAAGACCCTTGAATGGCAAGCGCTCGGTCGTGACCACCACCTGCCGCCGTTCACCGACTACAAGGCGCTGAACGCCAAGGGTGCGCGGATCATCACCAAGGCCGAAGGCGTGTACATCTGGGACAGCGAGGGCAACAAGATCCTCGACGGCATGGCCGGCCTGTGGTGCGTCAACGTCGGCTACGGTCGTGAGGAGTTGGTTCAGGCGGCGACCCGGCAGATGCGTGAACTGCCCTTCTACAACCTGTTCTTCCAGACCGCGCACCCGCCGGCGGTGGAACTCTCCAAGGCGATCGCCGAAATCGCACCGGAAGGCATGAACCATGTGTTCTTCACCGGTTCCGGTTCGGAAGCCAACGACACCGTGCTGCGCATGGTCCGCCACTACTGGGCGACCAAGGGCCAGCCTCAGAAGAAAGTCATCATCGGCCGCTGGAACGGCTATCACGGCTCCACCGTGGCCGGCGTCAGCCTCGGCGGCATGAAAGCGCTGCATGGCCAGGGCGACCTGCCGATCCCGGGCATCGAGCACATCGACCAGCCCTACTGGTTCGGTGAGGGCGGCGACATGGCCCCGGCCGAGTTCGGTGTCTGGGCCGCCGAGCAGCTGGAGAAGAAGATTCTCGAAGTGGGCGAAGACAAGGTCGCGGCCTTCATCGCCGAGCCTATCCAGGGTGCGGGCGGCGTGATCGTTCCGCCGGAAACCTACTGGCCGAAGATCCGCGAGATCCTCGCCAAGTACGACATCCTCTTCATCGCCGATGAAGTGATCTGCGGCTTCGGCCGTACCGGCGAGTGGTTCGGCAGCCAGTACTACGGCAACGCGCCGGACCTGATGCCGATCGCCAAGGGCCTGACCTCGGGCTACATCCCCATGGGCGGCGTGATCGTCCGTGACGAGATCGTCGAGGTCCTGAACGAGGGCGGCGAGTTCTACCACGGCTTCACCTACTCCGGTCATCCGGTGGCTGCTGCGGTGGCCCTGGAAAACATCCGCATCCTGCGTGAAGAAAAGATCGTCGAGAAGGTCAAGGCCGAAACGGCACCGTATTTGCAGCAGCGCTGGCAAGAGCTGGCTGACCACCCGTTGGTTGGCGAAGCGCGTGGTGTCGGCATGGTCGCGGCCCTGGAACTGGTCAAGAACAAGCAGACCCGTGAGCGTTTCGCTGGTGGTATCGGGATGCTGTGCCGCGAGCACTGCTTCCGGAACGGCCTGATCATGCGCGCGGTAGGGGACACCATGATCATTTCCCCGCCGCTGGTGATCAGCAAAGATGAAGTCGACGAACTGGTGACCAAGGCACGCAAGTGCCTGGACCTCACCTTGGCTGAAGTAAAAGGCTAAGAAAAAGAGGCCTGGATGCTGGCATTTAGCGATGCCAGCAGTTGTAACCAAGCCCTCTAACTTGCCAGACTTCGCCGGTGCGTTGGCCAGGCTCACCGAGTGGTGCGTATTCGGTACGACGCCACTCGGACACTTCAACAAAAATGGAGCTACCCGCATGATCAAAACCTTCGGCAAGACCCTGCTCGCCATGACCCTCGTGGGTGCGGTGGCCAGCATGGCGCAGGCTGACGACAAGGTGCTGCACGTCTACAACTGGTCTGACTACATCGCCCCGGACACCATCGAGAAGTTCACCAAGGAAACCGGCATCAAGGTCGTCTACGACGTCTTCGATTCCAACGAGACCCTGGAAGCCAAGCTCCTGGCCGGCAAATCCGGTTACGACGTGGTGGTGCCGTCCAACAACTTCCTGGCCAAGCAGATCAAGGCCAAGGTCTATCAGCCGCTGGACAAGTCCAAGCTGCCGAACTGGAAGAACCTGGACCCGAACCTGCTGAAGACAGTCGAAGTTTCCGACCCGGGCAACCAGTACGCCTTCCCCTACATGTGGGGCTCCATCGGCATCGGCTACAACCCGGAGAAGGTCAAGGCCGTGCTGGGCGAGAACGCCCCGGTTGATTCCTGGGACCTGCTGTTCAAGCCGGAGAACATCGAGAAGCTGAAGGCCTGCGGCGTGTCCTTCCTCGACTCGCCCACCGAGATCCTGCCGATCGCCCTGAAATACCTGGGCCACGATCCGCTGAGCCAGGACCCGAAAGAACTGAAGGAAGCCGAAGCGCTGTTCCTGAAGATCCGTCCGCACATCACTTACTTCCACTCGTCCAAGTACATCTCCGACCTCGCCAACGGCAACCTCTGCGTAGCGGTCGGTTACTCGGGTGACGTGTACCAGGCCAAGTCCCGTGCCGAAGAAGCCAAGAGCGGTGTGACCGTCGCGTACAACATTCCGAAGGAAGGCGCCGGTACCTTCTTCGACATGATCGCGATCCCCGCCGACGCTGCGAACGTCGAGGCCGCCTACTCCTTCATGAACTTCCTGATGAAGCCGGAAATCATGGCGGAGATCACCAACTTCGTGCAGTTCCCGAACGGCAACGCCGAAGCCACCGCACTGGTTGACGAAGCGATCCGCAAGGACCCGGGCATCTACCCGAGCGCGGAAACCATGGCCAAGCTCTATGCCTTCCCGGACCTGCCGCCGAAGGTTCAGCGCGGCATGACCCGTACCTGGACCACCATCAAGTCGGGCAAGTAAGCACGGCTGCCGAGCCCGGCGGGGAGTCCCCGCCGGTGCCCGGACCGCGCTGAGCGATACAGCGAGTTCAATGGCCCGGATAGTGGGACTGCCCCGGGCTTTTTCCGGCCGAGCCGGATACAACATGAGGATGAACCTGTGCCATTCCCCATCCGCAAGATGATGATCACTGCCGCGGCCACCCTGACGCTGGTTTCCCAGGCCCAGGCGGAGCAGACGGTGCATATCTACAACTGGTCGGACTACATCGGCGAGACCACCCTGGCGGATTTCCAGAAGCAGACCGGCATCAAACCGGTGTACGACGTCTTCGACTCGAACGAGACCCTGGAAGGCAAACTGCTGGCGGGACGCACCGGTTATGACGTGGTGGTGCCGTCCAACCACTTCCTCGGAAAACAGATCAAGGCGGGCGCGTTCCAGAAACTCGACCGCAGCCAGCTGCCCAATTGGCAGAACCTGGACCCCAACCTGCTCAAGCAGCTCGAGCGCAACGACGCCGGCAACCTCTACGCCGTCCCCTACCTGTGGGGCACCAACGGCATCGGTTACAACGTCGAGAAGATCAAGGCCGTGCTCGGTGTCGACTCGATCGACTCCTGGGCGATGATCTTCGAACCCGAGAACATGAAGAAGCTCAGCAAGTGCGGCGTGGCCTTCCTCGATTCGGCGGACGAAATGATTCCCGCCGTACTCAACTACATGGGCCTGGACCCCAACAGCACCAACCCGGACGACTACAAGAAGGCCGAGGAGAAGCTGATGGCGGTACGCCCCTACGTGACCTACTTCCACTCGTCCAAGTACATCGGCGACCTGGCCAACGGCGACATCTGCGTTGCGGCCGGCTTCTCCGGTGACATCTTCCAGGCCGCCTCGCGCGCCGAGGAAGCGGGCAAGGGTATCGAGATCGCCTACTCGATCCCGAAAGAAGGCGGCAACCTCTGGTTCGACATGCTCGCCATTCCGGTGGACGCGGCGAACGCCAAGGAAGCCCATGCCTTCATCAACTATCTGCTGGAGCCGGAGGTGATCGCCAAGGTCAGCGATTACGTCGGCTACGCAAACCCCAACCTCAAGGCTGGGGAGTTCATGGATCAGGAAGTACGCACCGACGAGTCCGTCTACCCGCCACAAGCGGTGCTGGACAAGCTTTACGTTTCGGCGGAACTGCCGCCGAAGGTCCAGCGGCTGATGACCCGTAGCTGGACCAAGGTCAAGTCGGGCAAGTGATGCGAGGCCGGTGGTGCCCGCAATGTGGCGGGCCCACCGGGATCAACCTGGCGGAGCCAGGCAGGATGCCGGGCTTACGCCCATGCTGTAAGAAGCGCCCGACCGCGGTGGTCGGGGAGCAAATTCTGGGAGTGTGGTAATGGCAATAGCGTCCGGTGCCTACAAGAAAGCCCTCGAGGGCAGCCAGCAACCCAAAGAGGTGCTGGTCAAGATCGACCGGGTGACCAAGAAGTTCGACGAGACCGTGGCGGTGGACGATGTGTCCCTGACCATCAACAAGGGCGAGATCTTCGCCCTGCTCGGCGGCTCCGGTTCGGGTAAATCAACTCTGTTGCGCATGCTCGCGGGTTTCGAGCGGCCAACCGAAGGGCGCATCATGCTCGATGGTGTGGACATCACCGACATGCCTCCTTACGAGCGCCCGATCAACATGATGTTCCAGTCCTATGCGCTCTTCCCGCATATGACTGTCGCGCAGAACATCGCCTTCGGACTTAAACAGGACAAACTCCCTGCCGCCGAGATCGACGAGCGCGTCAACGACATGCTCAAGCTCGTGCAGATGACCCAGTACGCCAAGCGCAAGCCGCACCAGCTGTCCGGCGGCCAGCGTCAGCGCGTGGCCCTGGCCCGGTCCCTGGCCAAGCGTCCGAAGCTGCTGCTGCTCGACGAACCCATGGGTGCCCTGGACAAGAAGCTGCGTTCGCAGATGCAGCTGGAACTGGTGGAGATCATCGAGCGCGTGGGCGTGACCTGCGTGATGGTGACCCACGACCAGGAAGAGGCCATGACCATGGCCCAGCGCATCGCCATCATGCACCTGGGTTGCATCGAGCAGATCGGCAGCCCGGTGGATATCTACGAGACTCCCATCAGCCGCCTGGTGTGCGAGTTCATCGGCAACGTCAACCTGTTCGACGGCGAAGTGGTGGAAGACCTCGAGGCCCACGCCCTGATCGCCTGCCCGCAGCTGGAACGGCCGATCTACGTCGGTCACGGCGTGACCACCTCGCTGCAGGACAAGCGCATCACCTATGCCCTGCGCCCGGAGAAGCTGCTGGTCACCACCGAGCAGCCGACCTGCGAATACAACTGGTCCCGCGGCAAGATCCACGACATCGCCTACCTGGGCGGTCACTCGGTGTTCTACGTCAAGCTGCCGAACGGTTCCGTCGTCCAGTCCTTCGTCGCCAACGCCGAGCGTCGTGGCGCCCGTC is a genomic window of Pseudomonas resinovorans NBRC 106553 containing:
- a CDS encoding aspartate aminotransferase family protein encodes the protein MNSQVTNPKTLEWQALGRDHHLPPFTDYKALNAKGARIITKAEGVYIWDSEGNKILDGMAGLWCVNVGYGREELVQAATRQMRELPFYNLFFQTAHPPAVELSKAIAEIAPEGMNHVFFTGSGSEANDTVLRMVRHYWATKGQPQKKVIIGRWNGYHGSTVAGVSLGGMKALHGQGDLPIPGIEHIDQPYWFGEGGDMAPAEFGVWAAEQLEKKILEVGEDKVAAFIAEPIQGAGGVIVPPETYWPKIREILAKYDILFIADEVICGFGRTGEWFGSQYYGNAPDLMPIAKGLTSGYIPMGGVIVRDEIVEVLNEGGEFYHGFTYSGHPVAAAVALENIRILREEKIVEKVKAETAPYLQQRWQELADHPLVGEARGVGMVAALELVKNKQTRERFAGGIGMLCREHCFRNGLIMRAVGDTMIISPPLVISKDEVDELVTKARKCLDLTLAEVKG
- a CDS encoding gamma-glutamyl-gamma-aminobutyrate hydrolase family protein, producing the protein MSRLPLIGVSACTREFGPQTYHIAGDKYVRAVALGAGGVPLVIPALAELMDQATLLASLDGLLFTGSPSNVEPHHYSGPASEPGTRHDPARDRTTLPLVRAAIAAGIPVLGICRGFQEMNVAFGGTLHQRVHQVEGFMDHREPANEPLEVQYAARHPLRVQPGGVLDGIGLPSEIQVNSIHGQGVERLAPGLRVEALAPDGLVEAFSVEGARSFALGVQWHPEWQVRTNPNYLAIFQAFGEACREKAGHR
- the potA gene encoding polyamine ABC transporter ATP-binding protein; this translates as MAIASGAYKKALEGSQQPKEVLVKIDRVTKKFDETVAVDDVSLTINKGEIFALLGGSGSGKSTLLRMLAGFERPTEGRIMLDGVDITDMPPYERPINMMFQSYALFPHMTVAQNIAFGLKQDKLPAAEIDERVNDMLKLVQMTQYAKRKPHQLSGGQRQRVALARSLAKRPKLLLLDEPMGALDKKLRSQMQLELVEIIERVGVTCVMVTHDQEEAMTMAQRIAIMHLGCIEQIGSPVDIYETPISRLVCEFIGNVNLFDGEVVEDLEAHALIACPQLERPIYVGHGVTTSLQDKRITYALRPEKLLVTTEQPTCEYNWSRGKIHDIAYLGGHSVFYVKLPNGSVVQSFVANAERRGARPTWDDEVFVWWEDDSGVVLRS
- a CDS encoding polyamine ABC transporter substrate-binding protein, with translation MIKTFGKTLLAMTLVGAVASMAQADDKVLHVYNWSDYIAPDTIEKFTKETGIKVVYDVFDSNETLEAKLLAGKSGYDVVVPSNNFLAKQIKAKVYQPLDKSKLPNWKNLDPNLLKTVEVSDPGNQYAFPYMWGSIGIGYNPEKVKAVLGENAPVDSWDLLFKPENIEKLKACGVSFLDSPTEILPIALKYLGHDPLSQDPKELKEAEALFLKIRPHITYFHSSKYISDLANGNLCVAVGYSGDVYQAKSRAEEAKSGVTVAYNIPKEGAGTFFDMIAIPADAANVEAAYSFMNFLMKPEIMAEITNFVQFPNGNAEATALVDEAIRKDPGIYPSAETMAKLYAFPDLPPKVQRGMTRTWTTIKSGK
- a CDS encoding glutamine synthetase family protein encodes the protein MTTKLDQLTSWLKERKITEVECMISDLTGIARGKISPTNKFLDEKGMRLPESVLLQTVTGDYVEDDIYYELLDPADIDMFCRPDESAVYLVPWAIEPTAMVIHDTFDKQGNPIELSPRNLLKKVLKLYADKGWKPIVAPEMEFYLTKRCDDPDFPLQAPLGRSGRPETGRQSFSIDAANEFDPLFEDMYDWCETQDLDLDTLIHEEGPAQMEINFRHGDALDLADQILVFKRTMREAALKHNVAATFMAKPITDEPGSAMHLHQSVIDAKTGKNIFSNDDGSMSELFLHHIGGLQKYIPEVLPLFAPNVNSFRRFLPDTSAPVNVEWGEENRTVGLRVPDAGPQNRRVENRLAGADANPYLAIAASLLCGYIGMVEGVKPSAPVKGRGYERRNLRLPLTLEAALERMESCRDIERYLGDKFVTAYVAVKRAEHENFKRVISSWEREFLLLSV
- a CDS encoding polyamine ABC transporter substrate-binding protein; the encoded protein is MMITAAATLTLVSQAQAEQTVHIYNWSDYIGETTLADFQKQTGIKPVYDVFDSNETLEGKLLAGRTGYDVVVPSNHFLGKQIKAGAFQKLDRSQLPNWQNLDPNLLKQLERNDAGNLYAVPYLWGTNGIGYNVEKIKAVLGVDSIDSWAMIFEPENMKKLSKCGVAFLDSADEMIPAVLNYMGLDPNSTNPDDYKKAEEKLMAVRPYVTYFHSSKYIGDLANGDICVAAGFSGDIFQAASRAEEAGKGIEIAYSIPKEGGNLWFDMLAIPVDAANAKEAHAFINYLLEPEVIAKVSDYVGYANPNLKAGEFMDQEVRTDESVYPPQAVLDKLYVSAELPPKVQRLMTRSWTKVKSGK